Proteins found in one Triticum aestivum cultivar Chinese Spring chromosome 4D, IWGSC CS RefSeq v2.1, whole genome shotgun sequence genomic segment:
- the LOC123096477 gene encoding proactivator polypeptide-like 1 — MGLGLRLPFCLLLLLLVSLGSAQGRSTVFLDIQEEARGPGQIINDQLTLSKIPVRVERGSPLCPACEKFTDEALSYLSQKQSQDKMMEVLHEACSQTFSLEKKCVEFVDSYATLLFAKIAEIKPEEFCKRNGLCRDNALLSGVRSESTCVFCHHLMDEVLSKLKDPDAEFEIIQILLKECKKIEGHEQQCKRLVLQYIPLILVNGEKFLEKNDICTIVQACDAGKKTMVGPFSEEGLLRDA, encoded by the exons ATGGGCTTAGGACTGAGATTGCCCTTCTGTCTACTCCTCTTGCTGCTCGTCAGCCTCGGAAGCGCACAAGGCCGGAGCACTG TTTTTCTTGATATCCAGGAGGAGGCTCGAGGCCCTGGTCAAATCATCAACGATCAACTAACTTTGAGCAAAATTCCCGTGCGTGTTGAGAGGGGCAGCCCACTATGCCCAGCTTGTGAGAAGTTTACAGATGAAGCTCTTAGCTATCTTAGTCAGAAACAATCACAAGATAAGATGATGGAGGTCCTTCATGAAGCTTGTTCTCAGACATTCTCTTTGGAAAAGAAG TGTGTTGAGTTTGTGGACTCCTATGCAACTCTCTTATTTGCCAAGATCGCTGAGATCAAGCCAGAAGAGTTCTGCAAACGAAATGGCCTCTGCAGGGACAATGCTCTTCTGTCTGGTGTGAGAAGTGAGAGCACATGTGTGTTTTGCCACCACCTCATGGATGAAGTTTTGTCCAAACTGAAGGATCCTGATGCTGAG TTTGAGATAATTCAAATTCTCCTCAAGGAGTGCAAGAAGATCGAAGGTCATGAACAGCAA TGCAAACGATTGGTCCTGCAATACATCCCTCTCATCCTGGTGAACGGAGAGAAGTTCCTCGAGAAGAACGATATATGTACCATCGTCCAAGCGTGCGATGCTGGCAAAAAGACGATGGTCGGGCCATTCTCCGAGGAGGGTTTGTTGCGCGATGCATAA